In Arthrobacter alpinus, a single window of DNA contains:
- a CDS encoding helix-turn-helix domain-containing protein has protein sequence MIEPDMLVIPGRSHDKVTLRGHESLENYSRPWRLVPHKKAGFHATVQTWHSRRLLLSRAQGDAIMMYRDAEHLRDGHDRFLLMVLVHEGGLTCEQRGRMTTASQGSIVTLLPKETFWSSAMDGTDATLLFVPVGYLEERGIGADVLAAAAWHGGPLLEGIRALVDRTLELPEDQREQHAIHVEQALLELLVGLIAQYLQSLGSHDAAAEEVRRRVASAIANNYANPSYNVASIAAELGVSRRYLYKVYEGRETSVGALLRSKRLDEAEILLRRQDFGPTLSRIGKSVGFTSAESFGRSFKDRTGTTPSEYRARHKTHGTRRTAD, from the coding sequence ATGATTGAGCCGGATATGTTGGTGATCCCTGGGCGGAGCCACGACAAAGTTACGTTGCGTGGACACGAATCTTTGGAGAACTATTCACGCCCCTGGCGGCTGGTCCCACATAAGAAGGCCGGGTTCCACGCAACGGTACAGACATGGCATTCTCGGCGGCTCCTGCTCTCTCGTGCACAAGGAGACGCCATCATGATGTACCGGGATGCAGAGCATCTCCGGGACGGCCACGATCGCTTTCTCCTCATGGTCCTTGTCCATGAGGGCGGACTGACCTGCGAGCAGCGCGGCAGGATGACAACTGCCTCGCAGGGATCCATCGTGACGCTGCTGCCGAAAGAAACGTTCTGGTCAAGTGCGATGGACGGAACCGACGCAACCCTGCTCTTTGTGCCAGTTGGATATCTTGAGGAGCGCGGCATCGGCGCGGATGTCCTGGCTGCCGCGGCGTGGCATGGCGGACCGCTTTTGGAGGGGATCCGGGCTCTTGTGGACAGAACTCTCGAATTGCCGGAGGATCAACGCGAACAACACGCTATCCATGTTGAACAAGCACTGCTTGAACTCCTGGTTGGCCTCATCGCGCAGTATTTGCAGTCCCTGGGCAGCCACGACGCTGCAGCCGAGGAAGTACGCCGGCGCGTGGCGTCAGCAATTGCCAACAATTACGCCAATCCGTCATACAACGTTGCCTCCATTGCTGCTGAGCTGGGTGTCAGCCGCAGGTATCTGTACAAGGTGTATGAGGGTCGCGAGACGTCCGTGGGCGCGCTGCTGCGCTCCAAGCGGCTTGATGAGGCAGAGATCCTGCTGCGCCGCCAAGATTTCGGGCCAACACTGTCTCGGATCGGAAAATCGGTCGGCTTCACCAGCGCGGAGAGCTTTGGGCGGTCCTTCAAGGACCGGACAGGGACCACCCCCTCCGAATACCGTGCCCGGCACAAGACCCACGGCACGAGAAGAACCGCAGACTAG
- a CDS encoding DUF5979 domain-containing protein, with translation MAASLVLLGMGTALPAQAAELPASVGTISKSNDLSGKPLVPGQEFKYEILVTCAGITAECVNYTVTDQLPPGLEMTSLPQSTDTQIVSYDVVSGLLTVEFKLPLQHPAGTVGLPAGSPVSFELGMRLPLDSELLDGDTVSNTAVGSGDNFPDVQSTSDIIVSVPKVITPVATKSWSDGSAVAGTGEASTITLGVRNESTSSANVTSLSVTDDAAATFENFNFTSAAVESFPKGADTATLRVKTTAGWVDGGSLTAAGTFALPAGINPTDVIGTEVTFTNTAGAKLPYDATGGTVKLGMELRDTLRSTGAPLAPATKLTVNNCATPSAAETGGTAVSGTAVCAPYQVLPDTVIITGSKKFFADENGDWSKQNNEHAVQGQPSGVTATVDATNGSPFPVKEIVIIEPDPESPGEMDKVDLETVRFRPPAGATSVTLTVGYSSGAPVVKTYTIAELAAQGGVETILRSGSDVTQVKVSYSGVDTNGNPSIAEGAKAGLDLHGKLNDKVTADDVTDGIANCAAVKADDGRVDGQGTASGKACQSLPIEPPRTTGQGVKDVGQTSVPMGQPIPFTLNVKNNGNIAMANPVITDPPMNPDGTLMDGYANPFEQLKITAASISKAAALPNVAIELYVNGAWVPYVAGDANVADAKGVRATMAGSLPPGSAFTLNLVTERRPGIAESVTILNCFATGSGGVFTPGDPACAPAITTGPQDSAAALNKNIQPGTLPEYVPGLPTQYADVSVSIRNTGNLSAKTLRVTDADADFFDAVDFSAVKSVKFPKGANRVQIDVLTPTGWVVGTPSDKGILPAGVNPANVRGFQATFSHSSNGFVVTPCKSAAANSDTECIGTVAYTVSPRQTLRSNPAVKVPAVLENTASGQYWTTINAGGPVAVGEDVKATLTLTKGSSQLAVDKTPDTVVSAGAKAPFYLKVSNTGTGNLTGLNVKDMLPPGISFDETFVGDNGLPYKIRNVQIPASTPVLPTPAFIAETTGERVSALLWDFGKNADGSDFLFAPGSTFVIEIQVTLAPGSNAGDLVKNTMGATSTNPDLVCKGTEDADNVFGEGTYCIDSAQLTVKAGAFFQSRKWVAGTPSLGWYNTLTKAAVPVGGATCPAIDAGGVKYTAYPCVALVNPGDNFKYILRLVNSGTEAGTDMRVIDTFPSAGDKGIVGGQDRGTEWDKRPTLASEPKLTGPGTMTTLYSDKAAVCSKDLAMGGAGSTSEQCATGDWAAAYGPGVTAAQFRLAFDPKIGPGGLVDISFEMKSPMDVTAVSDPTVAWNSFAHAETTDRNGSPHVLPPTEPIKVGVALAYGDLTLVKKIGQNPSNLPVAGAEFTFHVTCEITPVGGVLATVWDKDYKVTSLAEVKVTGIPANSSCKVWEVDALGGFTDHGPEDPLTFVIKPGLGAPSVETATITNDFPDAVVALEKIVTGAAAQFAQDTYPMDLFCTFQGRPVDGYSPKKIQVPANDNRYVTAVPPGSRCHVVETDNGGATEVTYLPAKAGSTTESGSVTTASGNPVNVQVTNDFRAGSLSVNKETTGAGAPELAQGPFTFNVLCSFNGVDGVVDKTITILQGKVGQTTFTSEELTGLPAGASCVVTETDNGGADYTPDPVTVVVPDSDNAVVGFTGENANTFSAGTIGLAKVLDGDAASEDYATNALFSIMVTCQRDAVDSEGNPIRTTVLSQSVDIKGGETVAALMGADGKPVKLPVGTHCFGEETNAGGATSSSVDHNSFETAAIVEVQEDASVVQEMAITATNTFDYGQLELSKKLDGAAAGYVGEREFTLALTCQLDQGAEAATAVVKGREFTIKGGESITVEKLPVGAGCWVAETEAGGASSVSIDHNDAATAAVVGAEGTVTLTVANTFDAGLLTVSKKVVNGGAGPYSFELVCTTGQGAVALAPGDAAFNLKGGESRTVSVPNGAACAVTERDVPAGAAVTYTASSGSTDGTVAVATEANVQVTNTFKVAPVVADPGMDVQLGNTGANGIAGISLAAVGAMVLGMILIGRRRAKVRP, from the coding sequence ATGGCAGCAAGCCTCGTACTCTTGGGCATGGGGACGGCGTTGCCCGCGCAGGCAGCAGAGTTGCCGGCAAGTGTCGGCACCATCAGCAAGAGCAATGACCTGAGCGGCAAGCCGCTGGTCCCGGGCCAGGAATTCAAATACGAGATCTTGGTGACGTGCGCCGGCATCACGGCCGAATGTGTCAACTACACCGTGACTGACCAGCTGCCCCCGGGCCTGGAAATGACGAGCCTGCCGCAGAGCACCGACACCCAGATCGTCAGCTATGACGTCGTGAGCGGCTTGCTGACGGTTGAGTTCAAGCTCCCACTGCAGCACCCCGCAGGGACCGTGGGCCTGCCGGCAGGATCGCCCGTCAGCTTTGAGCTTGGCATGCGGCTGCCCCTTGACAGCGAACTGCTCGACGGCGACACCGTCAGCAACACCGCCGTGGGCTCGGGTGACAACTTCCCTGATGTGCAGAGCACCAGCGACATCATCGTCTCCGTGCCCAAGGTCATCACACCTGTCGCCACCAAGTCCTGGAGCGACGGCTCGGCAGTGGCCGGCACCGGCGAGGCCAGCACCATCACCCTCGGTGTGCGCAACGAATCCACGTCTTCGGCCAATGTCACCTCACTGAGCGTGACTGACGACGCCGCTGCCACCTTCGAGAACTTCAACTTCACCTCCGCGGCAGTTGAGTCCTTCCCCAAGGGCGCCGACACTGCCACCCTGCGCGTGAAGACCACCGCTGGCTGGGTCGACGGCGGAAGCCTCACCGCCGCCGGGACGTTTGCCCTGCCGGCAGGAATCAACCCCACCGACGTGATCGGCACCGAAGTCACCTTCACCAACACGGCCGGCGCAAAACTGCCGTACGACGCCACCGGTGGCACCGTAAAGCTCGGAATGGAACTGCGTGACACCCTGCGTTCCACCGGTGCACCGCTGGCCCCAGCTACAAAACTCACCGTCAACAACTGCGCAACGCCCTCGGCCGCCGAAACTGGCGGCACGGCAGTCTCCGGAACTGCCGTCTGCGCCCCGTACCAGGTCCTGCCCGACACAGTCATCATCACGGGCAGCAAGAAATTTTTTGCCGATGAAAACGGTGACTGGAGCAAGCAGAACAACGAGCACGCCGTGCAGGGCCAGCCCTCCGGCGTCACCGCCACCGTGGACGCGACGAACGGTTCGCCCTTCCCTGTGAAGGAAATCGTCATTATTGAGCCCGACCCGGAAAGCCCCGGCGAGATGGACAAAGTGGACCTGGAAACCGTCCGCTTCCGCCCTCCGGCTGGTGCCACCAGCGTAACCTTGACCGTCGGCTACAGCAGTGGCGCGCCGGTCGTGAAGACGTACACTATTGCCGAGCTTGCAGCCCAGGGCGGGGTGGAGACCATTCTCCGTTCCGGCTCCGACGTCACCCAGGTCAAGGTCAGCTACTCCGGTGTTGACACCAATGGCAACCCCTCCATCGCTGAAGGGGCCAAGGCGGGTCTGGATCTGCACGGCAAGCTCAACGACAAGGTCACCGCGGACGACGTCACCGACGGCATCGCCAACTGCGCAGCCGTCAAGGCCGACGACGGCCGTGTGGACGGGCAGGGCACTGCCTCCGGCAAAGCCTGCCAGTCGCTGCCGATCGAGCCTCCCCGGACCACCGGCCAAGGCGTCAAGGACGTTGGCCAGACCTCCGTCCCGATGGGCCAGCCCATTCCCTTCACGTTGAACGTGAAGAACAACGGCAACATTGCCATGGCCAACCCTGTCATCACGGACCCGCCCATGAACCCGGACGGCACATTGATGGACGGCTATGCCAACCCCTTTGAACAGCTGAAGATCACCGCGGCCTCCATCAGCAAGGCTGCCGCCCTGCCCAACGTGGCCATCGAGCTATACGTCAACGGCGCCTGGGTGCCGTACGTTGCCGGCGACGCGAACGTGGCAGATGCCAAGGGCGTACGTGCCACCATGGCCGGCTCCCTGCCGCCAGGGTCAGCGTTCACGCTGAACCTGGTCACCGAGCGCCGTCCCGGCATCGCCGAATCGGTCACGATCCTGAACTGCTTCGCTACCGGCTCTGGCGGCGTCTTCACGCCCGGCGACCCGGCCTGTGCGCCGGCCATCACCACGGGCCCGCAGGACTCGGCAGCAGCCCTGAACAAGAACATCCAGCCGGGCACCCTGCCGGAGTATGTTCCGGGCCTGCCCACCCAGTACGCCGACGTGTCGGTGTCCATCCGCAACACCGGAAACCTCAGCGCCAAGACGCTGCGCGTCACCGACGCGGACGCGGACTTCTTTGACGCAGTGGACTTCAGCGCCGTCAAGAGCGTGAAATTCCCCAAGGGCGCCAACAGGGTCCAGATCGACGTCCTGACGCCAACAGGCTGGGTGGTCGGCACGCCGTCGGACAAGGGGATCCTCCCGGCCGGGGTGAATCCGGCCAATGTCCGCGGTTTCCAGGCGACATTCAGTCACAGCAGCAACGGCTTCGTCGTTACCCCGTGCAAGTCTGCGGCGGCCAACTCGGACACCGAGTGCATCGGCACCGTGGCCTACACGGTCAGCCCGCGCCAGACACTGCGCAGCAACCCGGCCGTCAAGGTGCCTGCAGTTTTGGAAAACACTGCCTCCGGACAATACTGGACAACCATCAACGCCGGCGGCCCCGTCGCCGTCGGAGAGGATGTCAAGGCAACCCTGACCCTGACCAAGGGCAGCTCACAGCTCGCGGTCGACAAAACCCCGGACACCGTTGTGTCGGCAGGCGCCAAGGCGCCGTTCTACCTCAAGGTCAGCAACACCGGAACGGGCAACCTCACGGGCTTGAACGTCAAGGACATGCTCCCGCCGGGCATCAGCTTTGACGAGACGTTCGTCGGCGACAACGGGCTGCCGTACAAGATCAGGAATGTCCAGATCCCGGCCAGCACCCCGGTTCTGCCCACCCCGGCCTTCATTGCAGAAACCACGGGCGAACGCGTCTCGGCACTGCTCTGGGACTTTGGCAAGAACGCCGACGGCAGTGACTTCCTTTTCGCACCCGGCTCCACGTTTGTCATTGAAATCCAGGTCACCCTGGCCCCGGGCTCCAATGCCGGGGACCTAGTGAAGAACACCATGGGGGCAACATCGACCAACCCGGATCTGGTGTGCAAGGGCACTGAGGACGCTGACAACGTCTTCGGCGAAGGCACCTACTGCATCGACTCGGCCCAGCTGACGGTCAAGGCCGGCGCGTTCTTCCAGTCCCGCAAGTGGGTTGCCGGAACGCCGAGCCTTGGCTGGTACAACACACTGACGAAGGCGGCCGTGCCGGTGGGCGGGGCAACGTGCCCGGCCATCGACGCCGGTGGCGTGAAGTACACCGCGTACCCTTGCGTTGCCCTGGTCAACCCGGGTGACAACTTCAAGTACATCCTGCGTCTGGTCAACTCCGGTACGGAAGCGGGAACTGACATGCGTGTCATCGACACGTTCCCGTCAGCCGGGGACAAGGGAATCGTTGGCGGCCAAGACCGCGGCACCGAGTGGGACAAACGCCCCACCCTGGCCAGCGAACCGAAGCTGACCGGACCCGGCACCATGACCACCTTGTACAGCGACAAGGCGGCCGTCTGCTCCAAGGACCTCGCCATGGGCGGCGCCGGCTCCACCAGCGAACAGTGCGCCACTGGCGACTGGGCTGCTGCCTATGGGCCCGGCGTTACGGCAGCGCAGTTCCGGCTGGCCTTCGATCCGAAGATCGGCCCCGGCGGCCTGGTGGACATCTCATTTGAGATGAAGTCCCCCATGGACGTGACAGCCGTCAGCGACCCCACCGTGGCCTGGAACTCCTTCGCTCACGCTGAAACCACCGACCGCAACGGCAGCCCGCACGTTTTGCCTCCTACCGAGCCCATCAAGGTGGGCGTGGCCCTGGCCTACGGTGATCTGACGCTCGTAAAGAAGATCGGGCAGAACCCGTCCAACCTCCCCGTGGCAGGTGCCGAGTTCACCTTCCATGTGACGTGTGAGATCACGCCCGTGGGCGGCGTACTGGCCACGGTTTGGGACAAGGACTATAAGGTCACATCTCTGGCCGAGGTCAAGGTCACCGGCATTCCCGCCAACTCAAGCTGCAAGGTGTGGGAAGTTGACGCCCTGGGCGGCTTCACCGACCACGGCCCGGAAGACCCCCTGACCTTTGTCATCAAGCCCGGGCTGGGGGCGCCCAGCGTGGAAACCGCCACGATCACCAATGATTTCCCCGACGCCGTTGTGGCGTTGGAGAAGATCGTGACAGGAGCTGCTGCGCAGTTTGCCCAGGACACCTACCCCATGGACCTGTTCTGCACTTTCCAGGGACGCCCGGTGGATGGCTACAGCCCCAAGAAGATTCAGGTCCCAGCCAACGACAACCGCTACGTCACGGCCGTTCCGCCAGGCAGCAGGTGCCATGTAGTTGAAACCGACAACGGCGGCGCAACCGAGGTCACGTATCTCCCCGCCAAGGCCGGCAGCACCACCGAATCAGGATCCGTCACCACCGCGTCCGGGAACCCTGTCAACGTACAGGTCACGAACGATTTCCGCGCGGGCTCACTGTCGGTGAACAAGGAAACCACTGGTGCCGGCGCCCCCGAGCTGGCTCAGGGCCCGTTCACGTTCAATGTGCTGTGCTCCTTCAACGGTGTTGACGGCGTCGTGGACAAGACCATCACCATCCTTCAGGGCAAGGTTGGCCAGACCACCTTCACCTCGGAGGAATTGACCGGCCTGCCCGCCGGGGCAAGCTGCGTGGTGACCGAGACCGACAATGGCGGGGCCGACTACACTCCTGACCCGGTCACCGTCGTTGTCCCCGACAGCGACAATGCAGTGGTTGGCTTCACCGGCGAGAACGCCAACACGTTCTCCGCCGGCACCATCGGCCTGGCCAAGGTCCTGGACGGCGACGCGGCAAGCGAGGACTACGCCACAAACGCCCTCTTTAGCATCATGGTGACCTGCCAGCGCGATGCAGTGGACTCTGAGGGCAACCCCATCCGCACCACAGTGCTGTCCCAGAGTGTTGACATCAAGGGCGGTGAAACAGTCGCCGCCCTGATGGGCGCGGACGGCAAGCCGGTGAAGCTGCCGGTCGGCACCCATTGCTTCGGCGAGGAGACCAACGCCGGCGGCGCCACCTCCAGCAGCGTTGACCACAACAGCTTCGAAACGGCCGCCATCGTTGAGGTCCAGGAAGACGCCTCCGTCGTCCAGGAAATGGCCATCACCGCCACCAACACCTTCGACTACGGCCAGCTTGAACTGTCCAAGAAGCTCGACGGCGCAGCCGCCGGGTATGTGGGTGAGCGCGAGTTTACGCTGGCCCTGACCTGCCAGCTGGACCAAGGCGCGGAGGCGGCAACCGCCGTCGTGAAGGGCCGTGAGTTCACCATCAAGGGCGGCGAATCCATCACCGTGGAGAAGCTTCCCGTGGGAGCCGGTTGCTGGGTGGCTGAGACCGAAGCTGGCGGCGCCTCAAGCGTCAGCATCGACCACAACGATGCCGCAACTGCCGCCGTCGTTGGAGCTGAGGGGACCGTGACGCTGACGGTTGCCAACACTTTCGACGCCGGTCTGCTCACGGTCTCAAAGAAGGTCGTCAACGGTGGCGCTGGCCCGTACTCCTTTGAACTTGTGTGCACCACCGGGCAAGGCGCTGTGGCACTGGCGCCGGGGGATGCTGCATTCAACCTCAAGGGTGGCGAGTCCAGGACCGTCAGTGTTCCCAACGGCGCTGCGTGCGCCGTCACCGAACGTGACGTCCCGGCGGGGGCAGCAGTCACGTACACCGCCTCCTCTGGTTCCACCGATGGGACCGTGGCAGTCGCTACGGAAGCCAATGTCCAGGTGACCAACACCTTCAAGGTCGCCCCTGTGGTGGCCGACCCCGGAATGGATGTACAGCTGGGCAACACCGGTGCCAACGGTATTGCGGGCATTTCACTTGCCGCCGTTGGTGCCATGGTGCTGGGCATGATCCTGATTGGCCGCAGACGTGCCAAGGTCCGGCCCTAA
- a CDS encoding NAD(P)H-binding protein produces the protein MTKVMIIGGHGKIALLLAPLLKQAGVEVTSVIRNAAHIDDVAAAGATPVVHDVASSSVDELADLFAGQDAIIWSAGAGGGSAERTYAVDRDAAIASMDAAVQAGIPRYIMVSYLGAGTDHGVPPENGFFAYAEAKAAADAHLRTLSALAWTILAPGALTLDAPSGLVDPTPAVDRDPADAGKTSRANVALMAAAVLEHPKTIMRTVEFSDGQTSIAKVLTP, from the coding sequence ATGACCAAAGTGATGATTATTGGCGGACACGGAAAGATCGCCCTCTTGCTGGCGCCGCTGTTGAAACAAGCAGGAGTTGAGGTCACCTCGGTGATTCGCAACGCTGCACATATCGATGATGTGGCGGCAGCGGGTGCCACGCCCGTGGTGCACGACGTCGCTTCTTCCTCGGTTGACGAACTCGCCGACCTCTTTGCCGGCCAGGACGCAATCATTTGGTCCGCCGGGGCAGGCGGCGGCAGTGCCGAACGGACTTATGCCGTGGACAGGGACGCCGCCATCGCCTCCATGGACGCCGCCGTGCAGGCTGGGATTCCGCGCTACATCATGGTCTCCTACCTGGGAGCCGGCACGGATCACGGAGTGCCGCCGGAGAACGGCTTCTTTGCCTACGCCGAAGCCAAGGCTGCCGCCGATGCCCACCTGCGGACACTGAGCGCACTGGCATGGACCATCCTGGCGCCCGGGGCACTCACGCTGGATGCGCCGTCGGGCTTGGTCGATCCAACGCCAGCGGTGGACCGGGATCCGGCCGACGCTGGCAAGACCTCCCGAGCCAATGTCGCGCTCATGGCTGCTGCCGTGCTTGAACACCCCAAGACCATCATGCGCACCGTGGAGTTCAGCGACGGGCAGACGTCAATAGCGAAGGTCCTCACGCCGTAA
- a CDS encoding Na+/H+ antiporter — translation MEQLVLIIGLLFATVVAVGLGDKLRLPYPVLMLIMAGALTFIPGFPDLRIDPELILPIFLPPLLFATAQKSSWSVFRIRWRTIIMLAIALVVVSTALVAGAAWLLIPGIGIPAALALGAMAAPPDPVAVESVATRVHMPRRLITVLQSEGLFNDAAAIVIFQAAVAAAMDGQPFGLGVVGKFVLGAVVAVAVGLLMGRVTSLITKLITSSVARSAVTLVVPFVAYILAEEVHASGVIAVVVTALEIKRHARAEDATERITRAAFWDVVELLVTGLAFGLVGLEVREVIREEGAAIWGMLPMAISISVLVILTRFLWFAMMALLSRKRDGDLPPTSLKDVIILSWCGMRGLATLALALALPTVLPSGEAFPGRHEIIVAACAVLLTTLVLPGLTLPWLMRVLKATDDGVEEREAAKLLALRAQEAAVAALKDNEVIKNLPPEKIALVKARMQRLQAELLDGSLKNEGQAERRRRGRELAIAVQTIALDAARAEVLMARNEPETDPEVADRVLRQLDLRTMIMPD, via the coding sequence GTGGAACAGCTCGTATTGATTATTGGTCTCTTGTTCGCCACCGTGGTTGCCGTCGGTTTGGGGGACAAGCTGCGTCTGCCCTATCCGGTGCTCATGCTCATCATGGCTGGCGCGCTGACGTTCATCCCCGGTTTTCCGGACTTGAGGATCGATCCCGAGCTGATCCTGCCTATTTTCTTGCCGCCGCTGCTTTTTGCCACGGCACAAAAGAGTTCGTGGTCGGTCTTTAGGATCCGTTGGCGCACCATCATCATGTTGGCGATCGCCCTTGTGGTGGTATCCACCGCGTTGGTGGCCGGAGCTGCTTGGCTGCTGATCCCCGGCATCGGCATCCCGGCGGCCCTGGCTTTGGGCGCCATGGCAGCCCCGCCGGACCCCGTAGCGGTGGAATCGGTGGCTACCCGCGTTCATATGCCCCGGCGCTTGATCACCGTCCTGCAAAGCGAGGGCCTGTTCAACGACGCCGCCGCAATCGTGATCTTCCAGGCCGCCGTCGCAGCCGCCATGGACGGCCAGCCCTTCGGCTTGGGTGTGGTGGGGAAGTTTGTGCTGGGAGCGGTTGTCGCCGTCGCGGTGGGCCTGCTCATGGGGCGGGTGACGAGTTTGATCACCAAACTGATCACCTCTTCCGTGGCTCGCAGCGCAGTGACCCTGGTGGTTCCTTTTGTGGCGTACATCCTTGCCGAGGAGGTTCATGCCTCAGGTGTTATTGCCGTGGTGGTGACGGCGTTGGAGATCAAGCGCCATGCCCGGGCGGAGGACGCCACTGAACGCATCACCCGTGCGGCCTTCTGGGACGTTGTGGAGTTGCTTGTGACGGGCCTTGCCTTTGGTTTGGTGGGGTTGGAGGTCCGTGAGGTCATCCGCGAAGAGGGTGCAGCCATTTGGGGCATGCTCCCCATGGCCATCAGCATCAGTGTTTTGGTCATCTTGACCCGCTTCCTGTGGTTTGCCATGATGGCGCTGCTGTCCAGAAAACGCGACGGCGATCTCCCTCCCACGAGCCTGAAGGATGTCATCATCCTTTCCTGGTGCGGTATGCGCGGGCTGGCCACCTTGGCGCTGGCCTTGGCGTTGCCTACGGTCTTGCCCTCTGGTGAAGCGTTCCCCGGCCGGCATGAAATCATCGTTGCCGCTTGTGCCGTCCTGCTGACCACGTTGGTGCTGCCGGGGCTTACCCTCCCGTGGCTCATGCGCGTGCTCAAGGCAACGGACGACGGCGTCGAGGAACGTGAAGCGGCCAAACTCCTGGCCCTGCGTGCCCAGGAAGCGGCCGTCGCGGCGCTGAAGGACAATGAGGTCATCAAGAATTTGCCGCCGGAAAAGATCGCTCTCGTCAAGGCCCGCATGCAGCGGCTGCAGGCCGAACTCCTTGACGGCAGTCTCAAAAATGAAGGCCAGGCCGAACGCCGCCGTCGCGGCCGTGAACTGGCCATAGCCGTGCAAACCATTGCGCTCGACGCAGCCCGGGCCGAGGTGCTGATGGCACGCAACGAACCGGAGACCGATCCGGAGGTCGCAGACCGCGTCCTGCGCCAACTGGATCTCCGCACCATGATCATGCCGGACTGA
- a CDS encoding LLM class flavin-dependent oxidoreductase has protein sequence MATQKRELHLNAFVHGTGHHEASWRHPDVNPLAEQDIEHYLTIAKTAERGKLDSLFLADGLAISSNIQYNAYSSFEPLTLLSALATATERIGLIATASTTYNQPYSLARAFASVDRISGGRAGWNIVTSAGQGEAKNFNLADRPAHSLRYERAHEFLDTAKALWDSWADDAVVADQATGIYSDPDKIHEINHQGKHFQVRGPLNLPRPVQGHPLLVQAGSSEAGKEFAARHAEAVFTAHLSVESAREFYADLKGRLGAFGRSRDELLILPGISAYIGETEQEAQEKYDYLNSLANPDYGVHQLSQQLDFDLSGYSLDAQLPELPAETDGAQSRKKLIVDVARKESLTIRELTEKLAGARGHFTFIGTPAQVADEIELWFTTGAADGFNIMPPTFPAGLDDFVDKVVPLLQDRGLFRTEYTGRTLREHYGLARPEATLAGRGSQALSA, from the coding sequence ATGGCCACGCAAAAACGCGAACTGCACCTGAACGCCTTTGTCCACGGCACAGGCCACCACGAGGCGTCTTGGCGCCACCCGGATGTGAATCCCTTGGCGGAACAGGACATTGAGCACTACCTCACCATCGCCAAGACGGCAGAACGCGGCAAGCTGGATTCGCTGTTTTTGGCCGACGGCCTGGCCATCTCAAGCAACATCCAGTACAACGCCTACAGCTCTTTTGAGCCGCTGACGCTGCTCTCGGCGCTGGCTACGGCCACCGAGCGGATCGGACTGATCGCCACGGCCTCCACCACGTATAACCAGCCGTATTCGCTGGCCCGGGCATTTGCTTCCGTGGACCGGATCAGTGGTGGTCGGGCAGGGTGGAACATCGTCACCTCTGCCGGGCAGGGCGAAGCGAAGAATTTCAATCTTGCGGACCGGCCAGCCCATTCCCTGCGCTACGAAAGGGCACATGAATTCCTGGACACCGCCAAGGCGCTCTGGGACAGCTGGGCAGATGATGCAGTGGTGGCCGACCAAGCCACAGGCATCTACAGCGACCCGGACAAGATCCACGAGATCAATCATCAAGGCAAACACTTTCAGGTGCGGGGTCCGCTCAATCTGCCGCGCCCGGTTCAAGGCCATCCGCTGCTCGTTCAGGCAGGGTCCAGTGAGGCAGGCAAGGAGTTTGCCGCCCGCCACGCCGAGGCGGTGTTCACGGCACATCTGAGCGTTGAGTCCGCGCGGGAGTTTTATGCAGACCTCAAGGGGCGCCTGGGCGCCTTTGGGCGTTCCCGTGACGAGTTGTTGATCCTCCCTGGCATCAGCGCCTACATCGGGGAAACGGAGCAGGAGGCGCAGGAAAAATACGATTACCTCAATTCCCTGGCCAACCCTGACTACGGTGTGCATCAGCTCTCACAGCAGCTGGACTTTGACCTGTCCGGGTATTCCTTGGATGCACAGTTGCCGGAGCTTCCCGCCGAAACGGACGGCGCCCAAAGTCGCAAGAAGTTGATCGTTGACGTCGCCCGGAAGGAGTCGCTCACCATCCGTGAGCTGACAGAAAAGCTGGCTGGTGCCCGAGGTCATTTCACCTTCATCGGAACTCCTGCCCAGGTGGCCGACGAGATTGAGCTGTGGTTTACCACGGGGGCGGCGGACGGGTTCAACATCATGCCGCCAACGTTCCCGGCCGGGCTGGATGACTTTGTGGACAAGGTGGTTCCCCTCCTGCAGGATCGCGGGTTGTTCCGTACCGAGTACACCGGCCGGACCCTGCGGGAGCACTACGGCTTGGCCCGCCCGGAGGCAACACTGGCTGGACGGGGATCCCAAGCCCTGTCCGCCTGA